The sequence below is a genomic window from Desulfobulbus oligotrophicus.
GAGTCCCTGGGCAAGATCAACCTCTACCTGTACAGGAAAACCGTCAACTCCAAAGACGGAACAGCTGATCACTGTGGCAAGCATTATGTCTCCTCATACAGTGCCTGCATGGCAGCAGAATAGGTGCTGTCGCGGCCGGTGTATATAAAAAATGGGGCGAGCAGTTCAAGCTGTTCCCCGCCGTTTTTCACAGCTTCGACCACTATCAGACAGGCATTGGCAGCCTGCGGATGGGAGTAGACCGGCTGGAGCCTTTTGGGGGTGAGACGGTGACTGTGCAGGGCTGCAAACAGGGCGTTGCAACGGCGGGCCGGATAGATGAAGACGACCTTGCCCCGGTTTTTCACGGCAAAGGCCGAGGCCCGGGCAAAATCGTTGATATTGCCCCGGAGCTCGTGGCGGGCGGAGGCAGCCTGCCTGTTTTGGTTGAGACGGCCGGTGTGTTGTTGGCGGTACGGCGGGTTGCTGACAACGAGATCGTATGACTCCGGCCTTAGTACTGAACCCGGTGCCCGCAGGTCTCCCCGCAGGATGGCGCAACGTTGTTCATAGCCGTTCTGTCTGATATTGGCTGTAGCCAGATCAGCCAGTTCAGCTTGCACTTCCAGGCCGTCAACCAGGATGTGAGGATGACGGTAAGCCAGGATCAGGCTGATAACACCACAACCGCAACCAAGATCAAGAACCCGCTGTCCTTTTTTGGGAACAGAGGAGTGGGCGACAAGGACCGCATCCACAGAGAAACGGTACCCGTTTCGGTGCTGTCGGCAGATAAGCCGACCGGCAAAGAGACTGTCATCGGTTACTTCGTCAGCAACAGGAGAGGTGGCGGACACGGCGTGATGGCCGGTCTGCTGAATTTCACTGCCGCACAAAACTGGCAGAGACGGGGTATTTGTGGTAGAGAGGGCAGTCTTTGGTAA
It includes:
- a CDS encoding tRNA1(Val) (adenine(37)-N6)-methyltransferase, whose amino-acid sequence is MTALPKTALSTTNTPSLPVLCGSEIQQTGHHAVSATSPVADEVTDDSLFAGRLICRQHRNGYRFSVDAVLVAHSSVPKKGQRVLDLGCGCGVISLILAYRHPHILVDGLEVQAELADLATANIRQNGYEQRCAILRGDLRAPGSVLRPESYDLVVSNPPYRQQHTGRLNQNRQAASARHELRGNINDFARASAFAVKNRGKVVFIYPARRCNALFAALHSHRLTPKRLQPVYSHPQAANACLIVVEAVKNGGEQLELLAPFFIYTGRDSTYSAAMQALYEET